In the genome of Lolium rigidum isolate FL_2022 unplaced genomic scaffold, APGP_CSIRO_Lrig_0.1 contig_17705_1, whole genome shotgun sequence, one region contains:
- the LOC124680501 gene encoding UDP-glucose flavonoid 3-O-glucosyltransferase 7-like — MWSSDDGAPRMYFIPFPTPGHALPMSDLARLFASRGADATLVLTHANAARLGGPVARAAASGLRIRVHALRLPAEAAGLRGGHESADDLPTREDAGPFAVAVDLLAPLFADLLRRHPADAVVFDGVLPWAATAAPELGIPRYAFTGTGCFALSVQRSLLLHTPQDRVASPTEPFLVPGLPDAVRLTRSRLAEATLPGADSREFMNRMFDIERATAGWVVNSFAGLEERYMEHYERDTGKPVFAVGPVCLVNGDGDDVLERGRGGETGAAAEAARVLGWLDTKPARSVVYVCFGSLTRFPREQVAELGMGLADSGANFVWVIGDKNAPPLPDVEAAARGRGLLVRGWAPQVAVLRHAAVGAFVTHCGWGAVTEAASAGVPVVAWPVFAEQFYNEALVVGVAGTGVSAGAERGYVWGGEELGGVVVGREKVAERVRAAMADEALRRRAGEMGELARRAVEVGGSSYKAAGALLDDVLRRRSTTRGLTRGGGAS; from the coding sequence aTGTGGTCGTCGGACGACGGGGCGCCGCGCATGTACTTCATCCCGTTCCCGACGCCGGGCCACGCGCTGCCGATGTCGGACCTGGCCCGCCTCTTCGCGTCCCGCGGCGCCGACGCCACCCTCGTCCTCACGCACGCCAACGCCGCCAGGCTCGGCGGCCCCGTGGCCCGCGCGGCCGCCTCGGGCCTCCGCATCCGCGTCCACGCGCTCCGGCTGCCTGCCGAGGCAGCCGGGCTCAGGGGCGGGCACGAGAGCGCCGACGACCTCCCCACCCGCGAGGACGCGGGCCCGTTCGCCGTCGCCGTGGACCTCCTGGCGCCGCTCTTCGCTGACCTCCTGCGCCGCCACCCCGCCGACGCGGTCGTGTTTGACGGCGTCCTCCCGTGGGCCGCCACCGCTGCGCCCGAGCTCGGCATCCCGCGGTACGCCTTCACCGGTACGGGCTGCTTCGCGCTCTCCGTGCAGCGGTCTCTCCTGCTACACACCCCGCAGGATCGCGTCGCATCGCCCACCGAGCCGTTCCTCGTGCCGGGGCTCCCGGACGCGGTGCGGCTCACCAGGTCCAGGCTCGCCGAGGCGACGCTCCCCGGCGCGGACTCGCGGGAGTTCATGAACCGCATGTTCGACATCGAGCGCGCCACGGCCGGGTGGGTCGTCAACTCCTTCGCGGGCCTCGAGGAGAGGTACATGGAGCACTACGAGAGGGACACCGGGAAGCCGGTGTTCGCCGTCGGGCCGGTCTGCCTCGtaaacggcgacggcgacgacgtccTGGAGCGCGGCCGAGGCGGGGAGACGGGTGCCGCCGCGGAGGCCGCGCGCGTTCTGGGCTGGCTCGACACGAAGCCCGCCCGGTCGGTGGTGTACGTCTGCTTCGGCAGCCTCACCCGCTTCCCGCGCGAGCAGGTGGCCGAGCTCGGCATGGGACTCGCCGACTCCGGCGCGAACTTCGTCTGGGTGATCGGGGACAAGAACGCTCCGCCGCTCCCCGACGTGGAAGCAGCAGCGAGGGGCCGCGGGCTGCTGGTCAGGGGGTGGGCGCCGCAGGTGGCCGTGCTGAGGCATGCGGCGGTGGGCGCGTTCGTGACGCACTGCGGGTGGGGCGCGGTGACCGAGGCGGCGTCGGCTGGAGTCCCCGTGGTGGCGTGGCCGGTGTTCGCGGAGCAGTTCTACAACGAGGCGCTGGTGGTGGGAGTCGCCGGCACGGGCGTCAGCGCCGGCGCGGAGAGGGGGTACGTGTGGGGAGGCGAGGAGCTGGGCGGGGTGGTGGTGGGCAGGGAGAAGGTGGCGGAGAGGGTCCGCGCGGCAATGGCGGACGAGGCGCTGAGGCGGAGGGCAGGGGAGATGGGGGAGCTCGCGCGGCGGGCGGTGGAGGTGGGAGGGTCGTCGTACAAGGCCGCCGGGGCGTTGCTGGATGATGTGCTACGCCGGCGATCGACGacacgggggctgacgaggggaggCGGCGCGTCCTGA